TCCGTGCCGCTCGTCGGCCCGGCCCGGCTCAAGCAGTTGGAGGGCGGCGCCCGGACGATGGACTTCATCGACGCGGACTGTGTCGGCATCATGGATGGCATCGCCATCTCCCGTGACGACCAGACCGCCATCGTCGCGCTGGTGAACAGCATCGACGACTCGGAGCTGCATGACGTCCTTCCGGACGCGTGGAACGGCGCCGTCAACCTGCTCAACACGCGCCCCTTCACCACCGCGCAGCAGATCTCCGACACGGCGGGCATCGGTGACGTGAGCTTCCGCAACATCCGCAACTCCGCCACCCTGAGCCGCCCGCTGGAGGCGCTCTTCTCCGCCATCAACGCCATCCCCTCCAACGGCTCCTATGGCGCCACCACGCTGCGCCACTTCGACTGGTGGAACATCGCGTCCGCCGGCCACTACTACCGTGACGACAAGACCTGCTTCGGCCTGGAGCCGAGCAGCGTCCCCTCCGGCGCCGCCATCCGCCCGAACCTGGCCGACGCCGCCGAGGTGCGCGCCGCGGTCGCGAACGCCTTCAACTACGTCGGCGGCAATACCAAGGTCTCCGCTGCGGTCCGCGACGCGGGCTTCGCGAACCTGGACGCGCTGACCCAGGGCCGCTCCTTCAAGGGCTGCATCATCACCTACGAGAACGACCCCTGGAGCCGCAACACCGTCCACATCTACGTGGACACCGTGAACGGCTTCAGCGTGATGACCGAGACCTGGTGGGCGGAGTAGTCCTCCCCACCT
The sequence above is drawn from the Corallococcus sp. NCRR genome and encodes:
- a CDS encoding helix-hairpin-helix domain-containing protein, with translation MRRLGSALLAVSMLVGCGPGTQAETPPESAPAAEQQQQAPILTTTNVDVAIECSGILEFANTASYSLLDRYLPSNVVTNIVNRRATAPFTSLADLSSVPLVGPARLKQLEGGARTMDFIDADCVGIMDGIAISRDDQTAIVALVNSIDDSELHDVLPDAWNGAVNLLNTRPFTTAQQISDTAGIGDVSFRNIRNSATLSRPLEALFSAINAIPSNGSYGATTLRHFDWWNIASAGHYYRDDKTCFGLEPSSVPSGAAIRPNLADAAEVRAAVANAFNYVGGNTKVSAAVRDAGFANLDALTQGRSFKGCIITYENDPWSRNTVHIYVDTVNGFSVMTETWWAE